A window from Cryobacterium sp. PAMC25264 encodes these proteins:
- a CDS encoding RDD family protein produces the protein MAEPWKAADHGEDSLIEHELVTGEAVALDVRPASVFLRGAGTMIDWVAYVGLFLLMALVVSVVFGDGIDEALAQALAISGLVFSLLIVPMLVETVSHGRSLGRWAIGARIVRDDGGATGLRHSFIRALMGVIEIFLTFGGLAVTCALLNSRSKRLGDLLAGTYSQHERVPRITEPTFVLPPVLESWAATVDVARLPDRLSRRVAQFLRQAHQLSPATRVRLAETLAGEVAPFVSPLPPVPPEYLLIGVAEVRRNREYAGHLLERGRLDTLAPVLSGLPHDFPNR, from the coding sequence ATGGCTGAGCCCTGGAAAGCGGCCGATCATGGTGAAGATTCCCTGATCGAGCATGAGCTGGTGACCGGAGAGGCGGTTGCGCTGGACGTTCGCCCGGCGAGCGTCTTCCTGCGCGGCGCCGGCACCATGATCGACTGGGTGGCCTACGTAGGGCTTTTCCTGCTCATGGCCCTGGTCGTGTCCGTCGTCTTCGGCGACGGCATCGACGAAGCCCTCGCGCAGGCACTGGCGATTTCCGGCCTGGTCTTCTCGCTGCTGATAGTGCCGATGCTCGTGGAGACTGTGTCGCACGGCCGCTCGCTCGGCCGGTGGGCGATCGGGGCGCGCATCGTGCGCGACGACGGCGGAGCCACCGGGCTGCGGCACTCATTCATCCGCGCGCTCATGGGTGTGATCGAGATCTTCCTCACCTTCGGCGGACTTGCGGTCACCTGCGCCCTCCTCAACTCCCGCTCAAAGCGTCTCGGCGACCTGCTCGCCGGAACCTACAGCCAGCACGAACGGGTACCGCGGATCACCGAGCCCACCTTCGTGCTCCCGCCCGTGCTGGAGTCCTGGGCCGCAACCGTCGACGTCGCGCGCCTGCCCGACCGACTCTCCCGCCGGGTGGCGCAGTTCCTGCGGCAGGCACATCAGCTCTCCCCCGCCACCCGCGTGCGTCTGGCCGAGACCCTGGCCGGTGAGGTGGCGCCGTTCGTGTCCCCACTGCCCCCGGTGCCGCCGGAGTACCTCCTCATCGGCGTGGCCGAGGTGCGACGGAACCGCGAGTACGCCGGCCACCTGCTCGAGCGCGGCCGCCTCGACACCCTGGCCCCGGTCCTCAGCGGCCTCCCCCACGACTTCCCCAACCGCTGA
- a CDS encoding stage II sporulation protein M: protein MDLDAYSAAHRAEWDRLAALGRRRTLSGAQSDELIQGYQAGATQLSVIKTSAGSTLQGDRLSVILSRARLRFTGAGTNVLSQLPRFFLVQLPAALYRLRWLTLAVAIVTVLVATLYAVWAVNNPAVLANFGSPAELEQLANQSFVSYYSENPAASFAGRVWTNNAWIAAQCVAFGILGVYVPYIVLQNAQNLGVTAAVMFSYDQADTFFLYIAPHGLLELTAIFVAAAAGLRIFWAWIAPGARTRGQALAEDARALFTVAVGLVFVLLVSGILEGFVTPAPWPWPVKIGIGAAALLAFLAYMLVLGGKATRAGETGDLAEFEAGSARVFAG from the coding sequence ATGGATCTCGACGCGTATTCTGCGGCGCACCGCGCCGAGTGGGACCGCCTGGCCGCCCTCGGCCGCCGGCGGACTCTCAGTGGTGCCCAGTCCGACGAGCTGATCCAGGGCTACCAGGCCGGGGCCACGCAGCTGTCCGTGATAAAGACGTCAGCGGGTTCGACGCTGCAGGGCGACCGGCTGTCGGTGATCCTGTCCCGAGCCCGCTTGCGGTTCACCGGCGCCGGGACCAACGTGCTCTCCCAGCTGCCCCGGTTCTTCCTCGTGCAGCTGCCTGCCGCGCTGTACCGCCTGCGCTGGCTGACCCTGGCGGTCGCGATCGTGACCGTGCTGGTCGCCACACTGTACGCCGTCTGGGCGGTGAACAACCCGGCGGTCCTGGCCAACTTCGGCTCGCCCGCCGAACTCGAGCAGCTGGCCAACCAGAGCTTCGTGTCGTACTACTCGGAGAATCCGGCGGCCTCGTTCGCCGGGCGGGTGTGGACCAACAACGCCTGGATCGCAGCGCAGTGTGTGGCCTTCGGCATCCTGGGCGTGTACGTTCCGTACATCGTGCTGCAGAACGCCCAGAACCTGGGTGTCACCGCGGCCGTGATGTTCTCTTACGACCAGGCCGACACCTTCTTCCTCTACATCGCCCCGCACGGTCTGCTGGAGCTGACCGCGATCTTCGTGGCCGCGGCGGCCGGGCTGCGGATTTTCTGGGCCTGGATCGCCCCGGGTGCACGCACTCGCGGGCAGGCCCTGGCCGAGGATGCCCGCGCCCTGTTCACCGTGGCCGTCGGTCTGGTCTTCGTGCTGCTGGTATCGGGGATCCTCGAGGGCTTCGTCACACCAGCACCCTGGCCGTGGCCGGTGAAGATCGGCATCGGGGCGGCAGCGCTGCTCGCGTTCCTCGCCTACATGCTCGTGCTCGGCGGCAAGGCGACCCGCGCCGGCGAGACCGGGGACCTGGCCGAGTTCGAGGCCGGCAGTGCCAGGGTCTTCGCCGGCTGA
- a CDS encoding DUF58 domain-containing protein translates to MTLTGRFVLLVAFGVVPIVLLGSTPERALAVLGGWLLLTVALGGLDLALAASPRRLTLTRVLPARVRLGEAVTSELYLTNEGPRRLRGTVRDAWQPSAGAGNNRTAVTLPAGERRRIALTLRPYRRGERTASHVTVRSHGPLGLWSRQATLQAPARIRVLPPFHSRKHLPSRIARLKELDGRTSVLVRGQGTEFDSLREYVRGDDVRSIDWRATARRNDVVVRTWRPERDRRIVIVIDTGRTSSARVADEPRLDTAFEAALLLAALASRAGDRVDFLAWDRRVRARVQGASGAELLSRMVDGMALIEPELIEMDWTALPGQIRAITGQHALVVLLTPMDAPGASTGLLSVLGQLTQRHTVLVASVTDPGVVDLVQSRATREEVYRAASAERTMLDGARVEAAVRQLGADVVTGSPERLPPALADRYIALKAAGRL, encoded by the coding sequence ATGACGCTGACCGGCCGGTTCGTCCTTCTCGTCGCCTTCGGCGTCGTGCCCATCGTGCTGCTCGGCAGCACACCGGAGCGGGCCTTGGCGGTCCTGGGCGGCTGGTTACTGCTCACCGTGGCACTCGGCGGGCTCGACCTCGCCCTCGCCGCCTCCCCGCGACGGCTCACACTCACCCGCGTGCTGCCGGCCCGGGTGCGCCTGGGCGAGGCGGTGACCAGCGAGCTGTACCTCACCAACGAGGGCCCCCGCCGATTACGCGGGACCGTTCGGGACGCCTGGCAGCCCTCGGCCGGGGCGGGCAACAACCGCACGGCCGTGACCCTGCCCGCCGGCGAACGACGCCGGATCGCGCTCACCCTCCGGCCGTACCGGCGTGGGGAGCGCACGGCCTCGCACGTGACGGTGCGCTCGCACGGGCCGCTCGGGCTCTGGTCCCGGCAGGCTACCTTGCAGGCACCCGCTCGCATCCGGGTGCTGCCGCCCTTCCACTCGCGCAAGCACCTACCCTCCCGCATCGCCCGGCTCAAGGAACTCGACGGCCGCACGAGCGTGCTGGTGCGCGGTCAGGGCACCGAATTCGACTCGCTGCGCGAATACGTGCGCGGCGACGATGTGCGCTCGATCGACTGGCGCGCCACGGCCCGCCGCAACGACGTCGTGGTGCGCACCTGGCGCCCCGAGCGCGACCGGCGCATCGTCATCGTGATCGACACGGGCCGCACCTCCTCCGCCCGGGTCGCCGACGAACCGCGCCTCGACACGGCGTTCGAAGCGGCGCTGCTGCTCGCCGCGCTGGCCTCCCGGGCGGGCGACCGGGTGGATTTCCTCGCCTGGGACCGCCGGGTGCGGGCTCGGGTGCAGGGCGCATCCGGCGCCGAGCTGCTCAGCCGCATGGTCGACGGCATGGCGTTGATCGAACCCGAGCTCATCGAGATGGACTGGACGGCGCTGCCCGGTCAGATCCGGGCGATCACGGGCCAGCACGCGCTCGTGGTGCTGCTCACTCCGATGGATGCGCCCGGTGCGTCAACGGGACTGCTGTCGGTTCTCGGCCAGCTCACCCAACGGCACACGGTGCTGGTGGCCTCGGTGACCGACCCCGGCGTGGTCGATCTCGTGCAGAGCCGAGCCACCCGCGAGGAGGTGTACCGCGCGGCATCCGCCGAACGCACCATGCTCGACGGCGCACGCGTCGAGGCCGCCGTACGGCAACTTGGCGCAGACGTCGTAACCGGGTCCCCTGAGCGGCTACCGCCGGCACTGGCCGACCGGTACATCGCACTCAAGGCAGCCGGCCGGCTCTGA
- a CDS encoding MoxR family ATPase, with translation MTSHAATSAETSPPAEGPVPDAASPADDLRRALAQVRTEVGKAVVGQDGAVTGLIIALLARGHVLLEGVPGVAKTLLVRSLSHALSLDTKRVQFTPDLMPGDVTGSLIYDAKAGEFEFRNGPVFTNILLADEINRTPPKTQSALLEAMEERQVSVDGLSLALPEPFIVAATMNPIEYEGTYTLPEAQLDRFLLKLVLDIPERDVELEVLRRHATGFSPRDLSAAGVTPVLGAADLAAAQASVAAVGASPDVLAYIVDLARATRQSPSAKLGVSPRGTTALLASAKAWAWLSGYASITPDHVQAMVLPVWRHRIQLRPEAELEGITVDAILHGVLQQVQVPI, from the coding sequence ATGACCAGCCACGCCGCGACATCCGCCGAGACCTCCCCGCCGGCCGAGGGGCCCGTACCGGACGCCGCCAGCCCGGCCGATGACCTGCGCCGGGCACTGGCCCAGGTACGCACAGAGGTCGGCAAGGCCGTCGTCGGTCAGGACGGCGCGGTCACCGGCCTGATCATCGCCCTGCTGGCCCGCGGGCATGTGCTCCTCGAGGGTGTCCCCGGAGTGGCCAAGACCTTGCTGGTGCGCTCGCTCAGCCACGCGCTGAGCCTGGACACCAAGCGGGTGCAGTTCACCCCCGACCTGATGCCCGGCGATGTCACGGGCTCGCTCATCTACGACGCGAAGGCCGGCGAGTTCGAGTTCCGCAACGGGCCGGTCTTCACGAACATTCTGCTCGCCGACGAGATCAACCGCACGCCGCCGAAGACGCAGTCCGCGCTGTTGGAGGCCATGGAGGAACGCCAGGTGAGCGTGGACGGTCTCTCCCTGGCCCTGCCAGAGCCCTTCATCGTCGCGGCGACCATGAACCCGATCGAGTACGAGGGCACCTACACGTTGCCCGAAGCGCAGCTGGACCGGTTCCTGCTCAAGCTCGTGCTCGATATCCCCGAGCGGGACGTGGAACTCGAGGTCCTGCGCCGGCACGCGACGGGGTTCAGCCCGCGCGACCTGAGCGCGGCCGGGGTCACCCCGGTGCTGGGAGCGGCCGACCTGGCCGCCGCGCAGGCATCCGTCGCCGCCGTCGGCGCCAGCCCGGATGTGCTCGCCTACATCGTCGATCTGGCCAGGGCCACCCGGCAGAGCCCCTCCGCCAAGCTGGGCGTGAGCCCGCGCGGCACCACGGCCCTGCTCGCCAGCGCCAAGGCCTGGGCCTGGCTGAGCGGCTACGCGTCGATCACGCCCGACCATGTGCAAGCTATGGTGCTGCCGGTCTGGCGGCATCGTATCCAGCTGCGCCCGGAGGCCGAGCTGGAAGGCATCACCGTCGACGCCATCCTGCACGGTGTGCTGCAGCAGGTCCAGGTTCCGATCTAA
- a CDS encoding DUF4350 domain-containing protein, with amino-acid sequence MSAPVAPARPAAPASSTPTVRAALRRSVFWVVAGLGALLVAVIAFVITGVAGTSGPPLAADSPNPGGGMAVVEVLRQQGVTVLPVDTLDEAAAAVDADPTATVFVSDASGYLTADRLAELGTLAPHTVVADPDFRLLQALAPEVGFGGVSTADKLTAQCELPAAERAGSISPGGKTLGLPAGSIGYTGCFPGDGSTFSVVERVTDGRTLTLVADTSVFANDEIATFGNAALALNLLGQDDTLVWYLPTLGDVAATGPPSLGDLTPGWVTPVMVLLFVVAMTAMVWRGRRFGPLVAEDLPWWCAPARPWRAAPGSTPGATPGCGRSTRSVSVPSRAWPGPPVCRAPRRWTRWCARLPRSPAATPSACTRCSSATCRPPTRP; translated from the coding sequence GTGAGCGCCCCCGTCGCGCCCGCACGGCCGGCCGCACCTGCCTCGAGCACGCCCACCGTGCGCGCCGCGCTGCGCCGATCGGTGTTCTGGGTGGTGGCCGGGCTCGGCGCACTGCTCGTCGCCGTCATCGCCTTCGTCATCACCGGGGTCGCCGGCACCAGTGGTCCCCCGCTCGCCGCGGACAGCCCGAACCCGGGCGGCGGCATGGCCGTTGTCGAGGTGCTGCGTCAGCAGGGGGTCACCGTGCTGCCGGTCGACACCCTCGACGAGGCCGCCGCGGCAGTCGACGCGGACCCGACGGCGACCGTGTTCGTCTCCGACGCATCCGGATATCTCACCGCCGACAGGCTCGCCGAACTGGGAACGCTGGCCCCGCACACCGTCGTGGCCGACCCCGATTTCCGGCTCTTGCAGGCGTTGGCCCCCGAGGTGGGGTTCGGCGGTGTCTCCACAGCGGACAAGCTCACCGCCCAGTGCGAGCTCCCGGCCGCGGAGCGTGCCGGCAGCATCTCCCCCGGCGGCAAGACACTAGGCCTGCCGGCGGGCAGCATCGGTTACACGGGCTGTTTCCCCGGGGACGGCTCCACGTTCTCGGTCGTCGAACGGGTCACGGATGGCCGCACCCTCACCCTGGTCGCCGACACCTCGGTGTTCGCCAACGATGAGATCGCCACCTTCGGTAACGCCGCGCTGGCCCTGAACCTGCTCGGCCAGGATGACACCCTGGTCTGGTATCTGCCGACGCTCGGCGACGTCGCCGCCACGGGCCCGCCGTCGCTCGGCGATCTGACTCCCGGGTGGGTGACGCCGGTGATGGTGCTCCTGTTCGTCGTGGCGATGACGGCCATGGTGTGGCGGGGTCGCCGTTTCGGCCCCCTCGTCGCCGAAGACCTGCCGTGGTGGTGCGCGCCAGCGAGACCATGGAGGGCCGCGCCCGGCTCTACGCCCGGGGCAACGCCCGGCTGCGGGCGATCGACGCGATCCGTATCGGTGCCGTCACGCGCATGGCCAGGGCCGCCGGTCTGCCGCGCACCGCGGCGCTGGACGAGGTGGTGCGCACGGTTGCCGCGCTCACCGGCCGCGACCCCGTCGGCGTGCACACGCTGCTCGTCGGCGACGTGCCGGCCACCGACGCGGCCCTGA
- a CDS encoding DUF4129 domain-containing protein, giving the protein MIVVWGRGLAWLGIPVNPDAPEAQQWLRDELAKAPYQAAQPTWFDRLSQAILDWLSSLSFTGDGSNAWIPVVGALVGIAVLVAAVLIFGLPRRERRRQRAAGLFAADDRRSADQMRRAAQAAAGAGDWSLASAEQFRAIAQSLAERTILRPTPGTTAHSVAELAAEAFPAERDRLREGATVFESVRYLGGTGTESGYRALVALDAALVAARPRLTAPTTVAP; this is encoded by the coding sequence ATGATCGTGGTGTGGGGGCGTGGACTGGCGTGGCTCGGGATCCCGGTGAATCCCGACGCGCCCGAGGCGCAGCAGTGGCTGCGGGACGAGCTTGCCAAGGCTCCGTACCAGGCGGCCCAGCCGACCTGGTTCGACCGGCTGAGCCAGGCGATCCTCGACTGGCTCTCCTCGCTCTCCTTCACCGGTGACGGCAGCAACGCGTGGATTCCCGTGGTCGGCGCCCTTGTGGGCATCGCCGTTCTCGTGGCGGCGGTGCTGATCTTCGGACTGCCCCGGCGGGAACGGCGCCGCCAGCGCGCCGCCGGGCTCTTCGCCGCCGACGACCGCCGGAGCGCCGACCAGATGCGCCGCGCCGCGCAGGCCGCCGCCGGTGCCGGTGACTGGTCACTGGCCAGTGCGGAGCAGTTCCGGGCGATCGCCCAGTCTCTGGCCGAACGCACGATTCTCCGGCCCACGCCGGGCACCACCGCGCACAGCGTCGCCGAGCTCGCCGCGGAGGCCTTCCCGGCAGAACGAGACAGGCTGCGGGAGGGGGCGACCGTGTTCGAGAGCGTGCGCTACCTGGGCGGCACGGGCACCGAATCCGGATACCGGGCGCTGGTCGCCCTCGACGCCGCCCTCGTGGCCGCCCGCCCCCGTCTGACGGCACCGACGACGGTGGCACCGTGA
- the mtrA gene encoding MtrAB system response regulator MtrA, whose amino-acid sequence MNSRILVVDDDPALAEMIGIVLQGEGFEPHFCADGSLALDAFHSVAPDLVLLDLMLPGLDGIEVCTLIRAESGTPIIMLTAKSDTTDVVKGLESGADDYMVKPFNPKELVARIRTRLRPVPAEAPASLQIGDLIVDAAGHEVKRGEQSINLTPLEFDLLLALASKPQQVFTREMLLEQVWGYHYKADTRLVNVHVQRLRAKVEDDPDNPRIVMTVRGVGYRAGAAG is encoded by the coding sequence ATGAACTCACGCATTTTGGTTGTCGACGATGACCCCGCACTGGCTGAGATGATCGGCATCGTGCTGCAGGGTGAAGGCTTCGAGCCGCATTTCTGCGCGGACGGCTCGTTGGCGCTCGACGCTTTCCACAGCGTCGCCCCCGACCTCGTGCTCCTGGACCTGATGCTGCCGGGGCTGGACGGCATCGAGGTCTGCACGCTCATCCGCGCCGAATCCGGCACCCCCATCATCATGCTGACGGCCAAGTCCGATACGACGGATGTCGTCAAGGGCCTGGAGTCGGGCGCAGACGACTACATGGTCAAACCGTTCAACCCCAAGGAACTGGTCGCCCGGATCCGCACCAGATTGCGCCCCGTTCCCGCGGAGGCACCCGCGAGCCTGCAGATCGGCGACCTCATCGTGGATGCCGCCGGTCACGAGGTCAAGCGCGGTGAGCAGAGCATCAACCTCACCCCGCTGGAGTTCGATCTGCTGCTGGCCCTGGCCTCCAAACCGCAGCAGGTCTTCACCCGGGAGATGTTGCTCGAGCAGGTGTGGGGCTATCACTACAAGGCCGACACCCGGCTGGTGAACGTGCACGTGCAGCGGCTGCGCGCCAAGGTCGAAGACGATCCGGACAACCCGCGCATCGTGATGACCGTGCGCGGTGTCGGCTACCGGGCCGGCGCGGCCGGCTAG
- the mtrB gene encoding MtrAB system histidine kinase MtrB codes for MQQDGDGQFWQSVTLFSDDGASVPGIVVGSQITVPVAGRYELYIGYSLADAESTLLFVQRTLGGAGLALILLIGAVTWIVVRFVVSPIQVAAETSQKLASGDLGVRIPEKGEDVIATLARSFNGMADSLQSQIKELADLSEVQQRFVSDVSHELRTPLTTIRLAGDLLYDQRTTFPPATERTAELLHTQVERFELLLSDLLEISRYDAGSVELESEPTNLVHLAEDVIDGMRSLAESKGSEISLVAPGGHLAAEMDPRRVRRIVNNLIGNAIEHGEGKAIIVSVDSNESAVALSVRDYGMGMTQTEILHVFDRFWRADPSRKRTIGGTGLGLAISLEDATAHRGWLQVWSSPGAGSSFRLTLPRRKSGSLKVSPNPLPPADAAAPGFVSPHAEPRRDHHA; via the coding sequence GTGCAGCAGGACGGCGACGGGCAGTTCTGGCAATCCGTGACGCTGTTCTCGGACGACGGGGCGTCGGTTCCGGGCATCGTCGTGGGCTCCCAGATCACGGTTCCCGTCGCGGGCCGGTACGAGCTCTACATCGGTTACAGCCTGGCCGACGCCGAATCGACGCTCCTGTTCGTGCAGCGCACCCTGGGCGGCGCCGGTCTCGCCCTGATCCTGCTGATCGGTGCGGTCACCTGGATCGTCGTGCGGTTCGTGGTCTCCCCAATCCAAGTCGCCGCCGAGACCAGTCAGAAGCTTGCCTCGGGGGATCTGGGTGTGCGCATCCCCGAGAAGGGTGAGGACGTGATCGCCACCCTGGCCCGGTCGTTCAACGGCATGGCCGACAGCCTGCAGAGCCAGATCAAGGAGCTGGCGGACCTCTCCGAGGTGCAACAGCGCTTCGTCTCCGACGTCTCGCACGAGCTGCGCACGCCGCTCACCACGATCCGGTTGGCCGGCGACCTGCTCTACGACCAGCGCACCACGTTCCCGCCCGCCACCGAACGCACCGCTGAGCTGCTGCACACCCAGGTGGAACGCTTTGAGCTGCTGCTCTCCGACCTGCTCGAGATCAGCCGGTACGATGCGGGCTCCGTCGAGCTCGAATCCGAACCCACCAACCTGGTGCACCTGGCCGAGGACGTCATCGACGGCATGCGCTCGCTCGCTGAGTCCAAGGGCAGCGAGATCAGCCTGGTCGCGCCCGGCGGCCACCTCGCCGCCGAGATGGACCCCCGCCGGGTGCGCCGGATCGTGAACAACCTCATCGGCAATGCCATCGAGCACGGGGAGGGCAAGGCCATCATCGTGTCGGTGGACAGCAACGAGTCGGCCGTGGCCCTGTCGGTGCGGGACTACGGCATGGGCATGACCCAGACCGAGATCCTGCACGTCTTCGACAGGTTCTGGCGGGCCGACCCGTCCCGCAAACGCACTATCGGCGGCACCGGGCTGGGCCTGGCGATCTCGCTCGAGGACGCCACCGCCCACCGCGGCTGGCTGCAGGTCTGGTCCAGCCCCGGAGCCGGCTCCAGTTTCCGGTTGACCCTGCCCCGCCGGAAGAGCGGTTCACTCAAGGTGTCGCCGAACCCCCTCCCGCCGGCGGATGCCGCCGCGCCCGGATTCGTGTCGCCGCACGCCGAGCCGAGAAGAGACCACCATGCGTAG
- a CDS encoding GerMN domain-containing protein: protein MQFSVRPVAEVNAIGEYHEEALSASVPLRYEFAQVDGEWRISAAPNGTVLDQTTFKDVFSAQSLYFYDPDFLFLVPDVRWFPRGASTPTKIVNGVLGGPSEWLVGAVSSAFPEGTALTADAVTVVARDAKVDLNSEALNADRITLQRMKRQLEQSLPSGLTVTITINRNSQDIGTLGANEPEVNPRVDARALVLRDGEFGFLAATGKTITALPGLSEGIAALQPTAVTLSPSQTAAAMLTNDGVYGIRVGDDAKLLDPRRNLIAPAIDGSAYIWSVPADRPNELFVYNTQGAAVAVPTPGRMRRRSPPSRCPGTGPG, encoded by the coding sequence ATGCAATTCTCAGTACGCCCCGTCGCCGAGGTGAACGCGATCGGCGAATACCACGAGGAAGCCCTGTCGGCCAGCGTGCCGCTGCGGTACGAGTTCGCCCAGGTGGACGGGGAGTGGCGGATCAGCGCCGCCCCGAACGGCACTGTGCTCGATCAGACCACGTTCAAGGATGTTTTCAGTGCCCAGTCGCTGTATTTCTACGATCCGGACTTCCTCTTCCTGGTGCCCGATGTGCGCTGGTTCCCGCGCGGCGCATCCACCCCGACCAAGATCGTCAACGGTGTGCTCGGCGGCCCGAGCGAATGGCTCGTCGGCGCCGTGTCGAGCGCGTTCCCCGAGGGCACGGCCCTCACCGCCGACGCCGTCACCGTGGTGGCCAGGGACGCGAAGGTGGACCTGAACAGCGAGGCTCTTAACGCCGACCGGATCACCCTGCAACGGATGAAACGCCAACTCGAGCAGAGCCTGCCGAGCGGGCTCACGGTCACCATCACCATCAACCGCAACTCGCAGGACATCGGCACGCTCGGCGCCAACGAGCCCGAGGTCAACCCGCGGGTGGATGCGCGGGCGTTGGTCCTGCGCGACGGCGAATTCGGTTTCCTGGCCGCGACCGGCAAGACCATCACGGCCTTGCCCGGGCTGTCCGAGGGCATCGCCGCCCTCCAGCCCACCGCGGTCACCCTGTCGCCGTCACAGACGGCGGCGGCCATGCTCACCAACGACGGGGTGTACGGCATCCGGGTGGGCGACGACGCGAAACTGCTCGACCCGAGGCGTAACCTGATCGCGCCGGCCATCGACGGATCCGCGTACATCTGGTCGGTACCTGCCGACCGGCCCAACGAACTCTTCGTGTACAACACCCAGGGCGCCGCGGTGGCGGTGCCCACCCCTGGCAGGATGCGTCGACGATCGCCGCCCTCAAGGTGTCCAGGGACGGGACCCGGGTGA
- a CDS encoding LpqB family beta-propeller domain-containing protein: MIALLNTAGETRLVVAAVVRENGAPVGLGDPVQLATDTGTPVDATWIDQSTVAYLSVQPDGEDRMVSHEIGGTSMPLESSMGIRSITGSNLLRDLRALNTEGALLVQRGVGWQERIDGVTLVATQQGIGG, translated from the coding sequence GTGATCGCACTGCTGAACACCGCGGGGGAGACCCGGCTGGTCGTGGCGGCGGTGGTGCGGGAGAACGGCGCACCGGTGGGACTGGGCGATCCCGTGCAGCTCGCGACCGATACGGGGACCCCGGTGGACGCGACCTGGATCGACCAGAGCACCGTGGCGTACCTCAGCGTGCAGCCCGACGGCGAGGACCGCATGGTCTCCCATGAGATCGGCGGCACGAGCATGCCGCTCGAATCGTCGATGGGGATCAGGAGCATCACGGGCAGCAACCTGCTGCGCGACCTGCGTGCGTTGAACACCGAGGGGGCCCTCCTGGTGCAGCGCGGCGTCGGCTGGCAGGAACGCATCGACGGAGTCACCCTGGTGGCCACCCAGCAGGGCATCGGCGGCTGA